The window CCGCTGGCTATGGAAAGCTAACGATATTTCATTCAATCCTTATCTAGCTAGGATTGGAAGCGACGTGTAACACCTAGAATTAATTCGCTTAAGTTAAAACCACCCACTATTTGGATGTCTCGAAGATGAATGCAGTCAGATGTGTTAGTAAGAATATCCTCCGATAATATGATGTTAAGTTACTTCGAGTCACGCACCGTAAAGCTAGCTTAacagctagctagctggctagcaATATCATTCAAATACTGGAGTACATCACTGTTTGACCGGAATAACCCAGTAGAGAGTCTCAATTGCCAACCAGCAATATGAAGGTTTAGCCTTACGCTCTTTATCGCGCAATAATCTGGCTAAAATAAGATGTCCTGTATAACTGATGTCCGTTCTAATTCTCCAGCCTCCACTCCACGGCTCGGATAAGGCTCGTGACAGCAAAACAGCGTGACCGCGCAACGTCCACGCGTACGCTCCTTTCCGTCGGCCGAGTGCAGCCAAGAGCTGATTGGTCCagtgtgaaaaatgaaaaaataatacaaaatgctGAACTGTCTGCTCAGCCATGAAGCCCTGTGTTTTGAAAGACGACCGATTGAGCAACGGGGACGTGTCCTCCAAGAGAAAGGAGTTAAACTGTAGAGACAGAGTGGAAGGAGAATTTCCTGTTGTCACGTCTCCTCCATCAGCTTTTGTAGGAATTGCTGAAAGTCACGTTTGACCTCATCATACACATTATGCATCTGATCGAGAAGAACACGTGCCATGTTTACACTGCATGAACACTGTCATGGGATGTCTGGTTTACATACATCATTTTTCCTCAGACTTTATTATAAGGGAACTGATTTGACCGTACATCGGAAGGAAGGTCAAAGCTGGGTGATAAACTGATAATAAAAAGCAAAATTAGAATTTCCTTTTATGCAGtactaatttattttattttcctcagTTCACAATATGTGTAATAGTAACACGGACAAGTAATTGTGCTAATTATGcttgtaaatatttaaaacaaaatataaaactataatgTTCTTGTGTCAGACAAAGTGTAAGGATGTCAAAGGTCAGCGGACAGCATCCATCCAACCCCTCACTTAAGTAGCAGTTTGGAgctcacttttatttattttgtttattttttttttttacaaaaatggCCACTTGCCAAACAGTTTATTTGGGTAGTGACAGTGGCAGATGACACTCAGAAGAAATCTTCAGCAAGACCAGGCTCATAAGGGGGGAGCCTCCTCCTAATTAAGAGAATTAATAAGTAGCCTAGCCTAATATCATATGGAGACACCGGGGCCTAGCAGAATGATTAACTTTCCGTGATCACTTGAACGCATCACCACTCTCTCGTCTTTGCATCTAAGAGGGTTGTGAAACAAAGAGAGGCGATGAATTAAGTTAAATAATATCCCCAGCATCTGatgttttcttctcctctttgatttaaaaaaaattattttagaTTATTTTAAAGGAAATTGTTGAATATCCGCAGGTTTGTGAACGCATCATGAAAGTACCGGTCCAATCAGAGATGAAAGCTCCCTGTCGTGGGCGTGGCAAAGGAAGACTTCAAACTCACGCAGCTCAGCCAGGAGATCGAAATGGCGGCGCcagcagagaggatggaggtAAGGTCTTACCGTTGAAAATCCATTGCTGTCTTTTCTGTCCTTGTAAGCCGCACAAGCTGATTTTTACTAATCTAGGAATGATTGAACAAAATGCCATACAGTTTATAAGcgttttgggtttttttccacacagacgTAGTAGATATGTTGCATCCATTTTAACTTAGCTAACGTAACTTCAGTGATGCCGTTGTTGCTCATTCATTTAGCATCTCATATTAGACAGAGGAACAGAATTATAACAACTCCGTACATATTCTGTTGCTTCTATGTAGTCTAGCTTTATGGCTTGGATTGAACGTTTGAGCGATTTCTATCAGTTGAACCGTTGTTTGAGCTGATGCGACATACCGGCAGATCTTGTGGGACCGCATGGGGACTAACGTGTTAGCTTCTAAGCTAGTTAGCTAGCAGTGCTACAGACATAGATGCTGCCTCATTCTCCCAGTGATTTAACTCGGTCCACCTGGTAGCCTACTTTAGGAGGATGCTGCGCAGTTAGAACGGATATAATCTACTATTGTTAACTCAATGATCCGCCCCACAAGTATTAATCTTAGTTACgcagtgatgtttttttaaacaatatgtTCAACATACAAGCATTGCTTTTTGTAACTACTTACAGGCGCATAGTAGTTATCTCTACAGTTTGTAGAGGGCTGGTCACTACGCTTGGCATATAACTATTTTTTTTTGACTTGTGTAGAGTCAGCGGGATGTGTGTGAGGGTAGAAATGATCTGTGGCAATTCTTGAGGAAGGCCAAGATCACATCAGAGTAGTATCAACCATGTGCTCACATCTATTGTGCTGCCGGGTAGTATGGTATGATACACTCCCAGCCACAGAAACACAACTGTACAATTGTTGTAAGCTACAAGGGGTTGTAGTTTGTTACCGTTTAAAGTattatagtttttttaattctttattttatGCAAATAATTAAATAAGCCTTTTTTACTTTTGGTATGCACATCGATAATAAAACTAATCTCTTATTTTACTGCTATTAACTCTTATTAACACTAATTTATTTCAAGTCACATCAGTTTTGGTTTAAGAAAAGGTGCCATTACTACATAGATCGTGTTCATGATCAAGAGTTTCTAACTGAAAATCCAGATTTAGTTGCAGCCTGGCCTGTGAATGGTAACATGGATGACTTGATTAGATGCAGAGCTTTTAGTCTGAAATAGCCTGAGAAGtctcttgtgtgtgttgcttgagattttttttccccacatcttCCATCTCTGGGTGATGGTGTCCTCATGAAGCCTTGTTCAGCTCCTTATTATAATTGTGTGCATGATCAGAGCCTTGGCTTTCTTCAGGCAATAACTGTGTTTGTCTTCATTGAGGTTTCTCAGGGGGAGAGCTCAGTCAAACCTGCAGCTGAGGATATGACCTCAAAGGACTACTACTTTGACTCATATGCCCACTTTGGAATTCATGAGGTAATTTCTCTTTtcctaaatatatatatatatatatatgccctTTTGTTAAACATTTAGTTCTTTTATCTAACTATGATTTGATGATAAATTTCTGTAGGAGATGCTGAAGGATGAGGTTCGCACCCTGACCTACCGGAATTCCATGTTCCACAACAAACACCTGTTTAAAGACAAGGTGGTGTTGGACGTGGGCAGTGGGACAGGTATCCTCTGCATGTTCGCTGCCAAAGCTGGAGCCAAGAAAGTTATAGGGGTATGTGTCTGAACTTTTGTAGTCACAAACTGATCAATAGTAAAGATCTTGATTGTGTAAGAAAGGGATTATattgttttttgcttttgtctcAATAGATAGAGTGCAGCAGCATCTCAGACTATGCTGTGAAAATAGTAAAGGCCAACAACCTGGACGATGGTGAGTGAATGGAATCCAGTACTGTTGGGTTTATGGGCCATGTTGGGTTCGGGTAATGGCAGTCATGACCTCTTCTTGTGTCTCCAGTTGTGACGATCATTAAggggaaggtggaggaggtggagcttcCGGTGGACAAAGTAGACATCATCATTTCAGAGTGGATGGGCTACTGCCTTTTCTATGAGTCCATGCTCAACACAGTCATTTATGCCAGGGACAAATGGCTGGTAAGTATGTTTATACTGTCTGAGTGAGCAGAGCGATACTGTTACACAAATACAGTCTGACACAGACACCCAGAAATGTCAGGGCACTTAAAGTCTTCTAATATTCCTTCTTGTCTTTCGACAGAAACCAGATGGACTTATTTTCCCTGACAGAGCAACCCTTTATGTCACTGCCATCGAAGACAGGCAGTACAAGGACTACAAAATCCACTGTGAGTAGAACATCAAAAGGCATTCTCACACAGGATTTATATTTAGCAGCTGATCTTCAATATAGTTTGGAATTTAAATGGTCTGAAGTGACTGagtgtctgtccctctgtcagGGTGGGAGAATGTGTACGGTTTCGACATGTCATGCATCAAAGAGGTGGCGATTAAGGAACCCCTGGTTGATGTGGTTGATCCCAAGCAGCTGGTCAGCAACTCCTGTCTCATCAGGGTGAGTGGATGAAGAGCTGATGAGATAATGTTATGCTTGTTGAACAACTACAGGGTGTTGCAGAAGTTTTGATCTCATTCCGTTTCTCGTTGGTGTTTTTGTTCAGGAGGTGGACATCTACACAGTGAAAGCAGAGGACCTGACCTTCACCTCGCCGTTCTGCCTGCAGGTGAAGAGGAACGATTACATCCACGCCCTGGTCACCTACTTCAACATCGAATTCACCCGCTGTCACAAGAGGATCGGCTTCTCAACCAGTCAGTCTTCTTTCCAACACACACCTATGAATGTTCAGGGCCGGTTGATGCCATCGTATAGTTAACCTAGTGGTACTGCTGTAACTGATACTCATCAATAATTTATATCTACTGGCGTTATAAGTAAAACTGACTAATGATTTCTACAGTAGTTTAGCAGTGCATTGCATTCATGGTCACTCTTCTCTCAGGCCCAGAGTCTCCATACACCCATTGGAAGCAGACTGTTTTCTACCTGGATGATTACCTGACTGTCAAGACGGGTGAAGAGATCTTTGGCACCATTAGCATGAAGCCAAACGCCAAGAACAACGTAAGATCTGCTCGACTGTATGAAGTTTTTGTGTTGGTTCACCACATACGTGTTTTCTAAACCCGTCTTGTTTCTGCAGAGAGACCTGGACTTCACCGTAGATGTTGACTTCAGAGGTCAGCTGTGTGAGATGTCCAAGACGTTGGAGTACAGGATGCGTTAGAAGCCCCTCATCCCCCCCTCGTGTTAGTTTGTCTCTAGTAGAGGACAAATTATACCGTTTGACTGGGAACCTGTACTATAGTTTGATGTTCCCCTTGCAGcaacattttaaagacatgtttgttttcattttcctgTTCTGACGTTAACAATATTTCAAAGGTTTCCACATCCCTGGGTTTAAAGTGCGTTTGGTGTGGTGATTCATTGTGCAGTCGTCACTCGACAAAAAAATGTGCGTATGACATGTTCCCGGTTGTGTTCTAACATCGTAACTGGATTTTAGTTTCTTGACCTTTTTTGCATGTGCAAGATCCATGTGGATGCAAACACAGTGCACTCTGCTGATTAATGTTATCCTTTGTGTTCATGTCATACGTTAGGGTTAATAAAGCTAGCATTCCTCTCCTCCGCATCAGTCAGCACTAAGTAAACCCgaatttaaaaagaagaatCAAGTTGATGCCCAGAAATAAATAGCTATAACTGAGATAATGTACTTACAAAACTTTGTTATTGCTGTGGAAGTACCTGCAGGCACTCCAGCCATGTCCCAAAGCCATACTACATGATTTCACATAGTATGTCAGAAATTTTGTAGTATTGTTTTAGCATGTAGTATATCATGTTCTTTaccattttaaattaaatgataTGAATGATGCCATCACTGCCAATAAAACtgacacaaaacatttttttggagCCTTCTTTCCATCatcaatgctttttttttttttttttttgttaactttTACACTTTGGAGAACATTATGCAGGTGAATGGAAAAGTCATGTTATGTAGTATGCATTTGGGACGTGGTAAAGTAATATACCCAATATGTCCTGCGTCGTTATGTAGTACCTGGGCTGGTTATCATCACATCTATATGTTGCGCTACTTTCTACTGAACCTGAGCGCTTATCAGGAGCTGCTCCTGATGCCTGGTTCCAGCTGGGTTCTACATCTGTCTATTGAAGCCCATGTGTtggtcacagtgtgtctgaggtTGAGTAGATGTGAACGGTTGATATGTTGGCACTTGGAGGTAGTTTTGACTCATTTTActgattttttcccccctttttgtatagtttctgctgcttttttttaactaaaactgAAATGTAGCTTTCATTTCATATGCTACAAGTGTTCCAAGCTGTTTTCCCAGTAACTACTTTCTGGGGAttcatacagttttttttcaagTTCATGGCCACATTCAGATGTATACTCATGTCTCTAAATTCACCTATTTATGTACTGAAGAGAATAAGGAccactggcaaaaaaaaagaattctgaGTAACATTTCAGTAAGGAAATCAAATCTCAAATGTATCTggaagtttttttgttttgtttttaaacagtgGTCCTAATTTTTCTCCCataaatatctaaaaaaaaacaaactacaggCATTTCAGTCCCAAAAagatttttctttaaaaaaaaatatatcgaCTCAAAGTGAATCTAATTACAATGTGACACTACTGTAAATAGAATACTTTATCATGAAAATACAGTAACAAACTCAGCAATAAATCTGTTTGTGAAAAAGTCATCCCAGGTTTGagaatttatttgtgtgtggttGGTGTTTTCAGgaggaaattattttttaattatttcttacAGTGCAGTAAAGGACATTTGGCCAGCCATTGTAAGGCCAAAGAAACTTAAAACTTTAAAACTTAGCAGGCTGTCTTAGGCCCAATCCCATTTTATATATGTACCTACACTATAGAAAACCCCTGACAGGACAACTGTGGCACAACAACTTCATAGAATGTATGAAAAACTTTATTAGAATACAATAATTTAAAAGCCACTTAGATCATTATTAACTACACTGTACAATAACAAACTGTAAATCTGTGTCAGGGTGTTACCTCCCAACACATCTGCCGTCTGTAAAGGTCAAAGGTGGAGTACACAGGGCATGGTGATGGGGAGGGTTTGCAGCTGACTGGCTCCTCCTCTGGTGGAAGGGGCTTTTGTCTGAGCAGGTCTGATGTTAAGAAGAAGTTGAGGGTGGGGCCCTCTGCTGCCTGGCTCTCCTGACTGCGTGGAGGTGGGGCGAGATGCAGCTTCTCTTGCAACACCTGGCTGATCAGCTGATGTTCTTGCACATCAACACTGACCAATGAGTTGAACAGATGCTGAGAGCGAGAGACATTCACCactacagacagaaagagagaattAAACAGGGCTACAACATATAAAGAGGAAATGGATCACATGCAGCGGGTGTGTGTTACCTTCTGTAGCTCTGGCATTGATGAGATTTTTAGTCCTCTCTGACCTCTGTAGCGTCTCCTGAACAGCCCTCTGGGAGTCAAACTGTGCCCCCTGTAGGACAACAGATGGTAAATTGCTATCGGTCAGCTCAGGAGTCTCTACTTTTCTGATGATTCGTTGATAGTATTAATGAACTGTGCAAACCTGCAGTGACTGAAGCTCCACTTTCAGGGCCAAAGTGGTATTTAGCTCAGCCTTCTCCAGACATCCTGGACCTGAGCTGCATATTGCAACAGGAAGCTCCACTGTATGTCTCGGAGCTTCACCAGgcataaagaagaagaaaaataaaatgagctATTGGTGACCACCAAGACTTATTgattagacagaaaaaaatactttacttttttattttaatgtgtcaGTAAAAATGTCAGACTGTTTACCATGGCGTGTTTGGCTCCTTCTCTGCCCTCTCATTGGCTGTTGAAGTGGGGCACTTCTACGTGGTGCAATATGAGGCTCCGGTGTTACAGTGACAACCAGTGGCTCTTTAAAACACACCTTCAATAGAGCAAAGGTATGCAAAGTAAACATAAAACATCTGCACATTTATACGTTTAAAATCCCTTACATAATATACAGTTGGTGTAAGTAAATACAATACATGAACACATAAGGACTATAAGGTGGTGTCATCCATCACCTGTGCGTTCCTCTTTCTTCTGCTCTGTCCATGCAGTTGAGGCTTCATCTGTGATTTGACAGTTTGTTGACTCTGCTTCAGTGAGCG of the Parambassis ranga chromosome 8, fParRan2.1, whole genome shotgun sequence genome contains:
- the ppp1r35 gene encoding protein phosphatase 1 regulatory subunit 35, which codes for MRSFSTIHSPPPSPQPTPHPLSSSSSVTCCPELDLSVTHSPITKAGHPQPKPRSLKQSQQTVKSQMKPQLHGQSRRKRNAQVCFKEPLVVTVTPEPHIAPRRSAPLQQPMRGQRRSQTRHAPRHTVELPVAICSSGPGCLEKAELNTTLALKVELQSLQGAQFDSQRAVQETLQRSERTKNLINARATEVVNVSRSQHLFNSLVSVDVQEHQLISQVLQEKLHLAPPPRSQESQAAEGPTLNFFLTSDLLRQKPLPPEEEPVSCKPSPSPCPVYSTFDLYRRQMCWEVTP
- the prmt1 gene encoding protein arginine N-methyltransferase 1 isoform X2; translation: MAAPAERMEGESSVKPAAEDMTSKDYYFDSYAHFGIHEEMLKDEVRTLTYRNSMFHNKHLFKDKVVLDVGSGTGILCMFAAKAGAKKVIGIECSSISDYAVKIVKANNLDDVVTIIKGKVEEVELPVDKVDIIISEWMGYCLFYESMLNTVIYARDKWLKPDGLIFPDRATLYVTAIEDRQYKDYKIHWWENVYGFDMSCIKEVAIKEPLVDVVDPKQLVSNSCLIREVDIYTVKAEDLTFTSPFCLQVKRNDYIHALVTYFNIEFTRCHKRIGFSTSPESPYTHWKQTVFYLDDYLTVKTGEEIFGTISMKPNAKNNRDLDFTVDVDFRGQLCEMSKTLEYRMR
- the prmt1 gene encoding protein arginine N-methyltransferase 1 isoform X1 — its product is MAAPAERMEVSQGESSVKPAAEDMTSKDYYFDSYAHFGIHEEMLKDEVRTLTYRNSMFHNKHLFKDKVVLDVGSGTGILCMFAAKAGAKKVIGIECSSISDYAVKIVKANNLDDVVTIIKGKVEEVELPVDKVDIIISEWMGYCLFYESMLNTVIYARDKWLKPDGLIFPDRATLYVTAIEDRQYKDYKIHWWENVYGFDMSCIKEVAIKEPLVDVVDPKQLVSNSCLIREVDIYTVKAEDLTFTSPFCLQVKRNDYIHALVTYFNIEFTRCHKRIGFSTSPESPYTHWKQTVFYLDDYLTVKTGEEIFGTISMKPNAKNNRDLDFTVDVDFRGQLCEMSKTLEYRMR